From the genome of Candidatus Rhodoluna planktonica:
GCAAAATTGCGATGGAAGCGAAGTTGCCGATTGTCCCAAAACCAAAATCTGGCCCAACCTCGGCGCCAAATAGCAGTTGATTTCCCCAAGCCGACTCACTAGCGACCAAGGGTGTTGAAGGATCGGCCAACAGGGCAACCGGATTGGCTAATCCGAACAGGTAAAAAATTACCGTTGGTGAAAAGATCGCCGCGAGCGGCAGCGGGACCCAAATCAAAAAACCAAATTTACGAATCTTGACGAGAGCCAAAACTGCAACCGCCGCAATAAGCACTAGTCCAATCGCAAAGTTCGCTGCCGCAATAGCAGCCAGACTCAGCCCCGAAATTGCGACCCAGGTATAGGTGCGCGCTACGGTGATTGGTTCGGCTCGCCAGCCAGTGATTTTGGCTAAGCCAAGCAAAAACACGGGGAGCAGTATCCAAACCAGCAATACCGGGATTCGCCCTTCAGCCACAGCAACACCTAAAGCGGGGAACAAAGCGTAAACCAGCGCGGCCAGGTTTTTTTGCCAGGCTTTGTTTAGCCAGAGCGACAGCCAAAACCAGGCGCTGATAAAAGCCAGGGCCTTAGTGAGAAAGACCAGCAGAACCAATGCGATTGAGGGTTGCCAAAAAGTGAGAGACCCGATAGCCAATAACACCCAGTTGAACGGATCGCTCGGCGCCCACAAGCCAAATCCCAGGTTTTGAAAACTGGCCCCGGCTGAATCGAAAAGGTTGAACCAGTTAGCTGCCAAGGGCCGCACGGCCGCCCCATTGATTGCCACCGCAGCAGGAAAGAATTGCCAGCTTGCTACCAAAATGCCCAAGGTCAGCCAACCGGCACCGGATGCCAAGAAGGACTTCTGTTCGGCTACCTCACCGTTTTCAAATTTCTCAATGGTTAGTTGCTCTTCAAAAAATTCGCTCTGTGCCTTTCGGCTAGACCGCACCTGCTGCTCGCTCGCCCGCAGCCCACGCATCCGTTTTAGTGCTATGCCAGTATTTTTGCGCCTAGCCGACAGACGCAACGGCAAACTGAAAAACCCCCAGATTGCGGCCGAAAGTTCACCCCAGAGCAAATTAGGCGTTTTGTTGAAGACTCTGGCGATGGCCCGAAAGAGCCCGATGAAAGGTAGCGACAGCCACACCAAAAGCGCCATCAAAATCGGCTGATGAACCAACTGCAGATGAATCTCAGCTCGCCGACTTGCTGTTTTAGGACTGCCAGCCAACCAACGCCGTTCACGTTTTTGATTTAGTGAAAGTGTGGCATGGCGAATTTTGGCATCTGGCACCACGATGACGCGATTTCCAGCGCGGCGCAACCGAATGGAAAAATCAAGATCTTGCGCTAGTGCCGGCGCGCGGTCATCTAGCCCGCCAAGCTCTTCATAGCTTTCGCGCAGAATTAGAGTGCCTGCGGTACCAACCGCTAAAACATCATCGACCTGATCGTGCTGGGCTTGGTCTAGCTCACCACGAACCAGAGAAAACAATCGCCCGGTGCGAGTGAGGGTTAGCCCCTGCTGAGCGATGATGCGCGGATTGTGCCATTCCAATTGCTTTGGCCCGAGCTGGCGAGCCGATGGAGATTTCTCGGCGGCCAGCAACAGCTGTTCGAGACAGTCGGGCATCGGCGCACTATCATCGTGCAACAGCCATAGCCACTCGCCGGCCTGACTTGGTGCAGCCTCGAGTGCGGCCGCAATTGAACTGGGTAAATCAGATTTTCTAGGCACCGAAATCAGAGCGATGTTTTCAGCCACCGTCGGTTTTTGGCTGGATGAATCGACAACAAAAATTCGGTCGGGCACAACCGTTTGACGGGCAAGTGCTGCCAGGGTTTGATTAAGGAAGTCAGCGGCATCGTGGCTGACCACGATAGCGGTGACAAACGGCTTCATGATTTTGCCCGAAGGCTCTTAGGCTAAGCGCGCTTCTTCAGCTTGCGGCGTTCACGCTCGGATAGGCCACCCCAAATTCCGAATCGTTCATCGTTCGCCAAAGCGTAATCGAGGCACTGAGCTTTAACTTCGCAGCCACCGCAAATGCGTTTTGCATCTCTGGTAGAACCACCTTTTTCTGGGAAAAAGGCTTCTGGATCAGTCTGGGCGCAAAGCGCATCAGCCTGCCATGCCAGTGGATCTTCTTCAGGATTTGAGTACGCCCCCGCGACACCTAGTCGAATCGGATCGATAAACCAGTTTTCTGGCACACGATTACGACTGTCCATAACTATTTCCTTACTGGGTCACACCGGTTCAGATGCAACCTAACAAATTGCGTTGATGTAATTACACCGGTGTTATTCCCCCAATGTCAAGTTGAGATTGGTAACAATCGCCAAAGATACGGATAGCCGAACAACCGCAACTATTCTTGATGTCATGAGCATTTTGGTTACCGGCGGAGCCGGCTATATCGGTTCGCACGTGGTTCGACTCTTACTTGAGCGCGGTGACCAAGTGATTGTCGCGGATGACATTTCCTCGGGCGTCGTTGGACGCATCGGTCAGGCCGAACTTGTGCAGTTAGACCTTTCATCAACCGACGCTGTCGCCAGTTTGAATGCGGCGTTTGAAAAATACTCGGTTGATGCAGTTATTCACCTGGCCGCTCGCAAGCAGGTGGGCGAATCGGTGCTGCGTCCCGAATTCTATTTTGAGCAAAACATCGGTGGCATGGTTAATTTGCTAACTGCCATGCAGCAAAGCAAGGTTTCAAAAATAGTTTTCTCTTCAAGCGCGGCCACCTACGGAATGCCCGATGTGGTGGCAGTTAGCGAAGACCTAATTTGCCAGCCAATTAATCCTTATGGTCAAACCAAACTAATTGGTGAGTGGATGGTTGCCAACGCGTCTCGTGCTTGGGGTCTAAAGCATGCTAGCTTGCGTTACTTCAATGTCGCCGGAGCTGGCTGGCCGGATCTTGCTGACACTGCGGTGATGAACCTGGTGCCCATCGTCTTTAAGGCACTAGCTGAAAACCGGCAGCCTGCGGTGTTTGGTGACGATTACCCAACCCCAGATGGCAGCTGCGTTCGTGATTACGTGCATGTTCTCGACTTAGCCGAAGCGCATCTAGCGGCCCTTGACTACCTAGAGCGCGAAGATCGCCAATCCTCGGTTTTCAACGTTGGCACCGGTGTGGGTTCATCAGTTTTCGAGGTTCTGGCGGAAATTCGCCGAGTCAGCGGAATTGATTTTGAAACTTCAATTGAACCTCGTCGAGCCGGCGACCCGCCTAGGCTCTGCGCCGATGTCTCACGCATCAAAAAAGAATTAGGTTGGGAAGCCAAGCGCGGACTGGCTGAAATTATTGAAACTGCCTGGGCTGCCAGAAGCTAATCAAAGCATCGATACGCGGTCAGGCCTAATTACAACGCTAGTCTTCGCGACCAACGGCCAAAATAACCGTGCCGCTGCCGGCTAGAGTTACGTACTTTGCTTCGGTCGACAGGTAGGCAGCTTCGCCTCGGGCGAGCACCACGCGTTGCGCCTGACTGTCAGATATGGCTACCTCACCGGCAACGCAGACTGCAACGGTTTCGGCAGGCAACTGCAAATCAGCAAGCACCACTTGTGAGTCTAGGTTGGCTCGATAAATTGAGAAATCTTGAATCGGCAACTCAAATTTCTCGAGGCCGCGCACCAAATTACTGCTCTGTAACTTAGATATTTGGCGGTTGGAAAAATCAAGTACCCGGGTAAGTTCGGCAACATCAACGTGCTTTCTGGTCAAACCACCGCGCAGCACATTATCGGATGCTGCCATAACCTCTATACCGAGACCCGAAACGTAAGCGTGAATATTTCCGGCCGGCAAAAACAATGCCTGACCTGGGGTGAGTAAAACCTGATTCAGCAAAATCGAAACCACGACACCGGGATCTCCCGGATAGAGGCTATTCAGCTCAGCTACCAGTTCAAATCGAGAGTCAAAATCAGCAAGCGAAGCAAGTTCGTTGGTAACACCCAGCAGGTTATCTGAGCGCGCAAAAATGTCTTCGAAAATAGCCTTCAAGCCAAAGTTTTTTAGGTCACTTTGCCACTTAGAGACTATTTCGCGTAAACCATCGCTAATTTCGGCGAGGGCCAAAATGTCACTAAACAATTCGGTGATTTGCTCATCGGTTTTGAAGCCGCAAAGC
Proteins encoded in this window:
- a CDS encoding glycosyltransferase family 2 protein, which encodes MKPFVTAIVVSHDAADFLNQTLAALARQTVVPDRIFVVDSSSQKPTVAENIALISVPRKSDLPSSIAAALEAAPSQAGEWLWLLHDDSAPMPDCLEQLLLAAEKSPSARQLGPKQLEWHNPRIIAQQGLTLTRTGRLFSLVRGELDQAQHDQVDDVLAVGTAGTLILRESYEELGGLDDRAPALAQDLDFSIRLRRAGNRVIVVPDAKIRHATLSLNQKRERRWLAGSPKTASRRAEIHLQLVHQPILMALLVWLSLPFIGLFRAIARVFNKTPNLLWGELSAAIWGFFSLPLRLSARRKNTGIALKRMRGLRASEQQVRSSRKAQSEFFEEQLTIEKFENGEVAEQKSFLASGAGWLTLGILVASWQFFPAAVAINGAAVRPLAANWFNLFDSAGASFQNLGFGLWAPSDPFNWVLLAIGSLTFWQPSIALVLLVFLTKALAFISAWFWLSLWLNKAWQKNLAALVYALFPALGVAVAEGRIPVLLVWILLPVFLLGLAKITGWRAEPITVARTYTWVAISGLSLAAIAAANFAIGLVLIAAVAVLALVKIRKFGFLIWVPLPLAAIFSPTVIFYLFGLANPVALLADPSTPLVASESAWGNQLLFGAEVGPDFGFGTIGNFASIAILLIAAVALFARNTAATVLAASMSLGAVGLIWLARQIRVPVVGTDSQSMFDQEITNSTLPATAVLALAVALLVGVAMQSSKKAALASATVSLAILPILATSILLVPKFASGSDQVSPALVLAESNSGSNLKMLVVSPTQIESAVQYAAALVDGDGVQLEELSLVYRMALTTPTLGLAADDPRWLEIAAQRELHANLVANLVSANNSDLADILRSGQIGYVLVPDQDTELARNLGVSLDSIKELESVGETPFGWLWRVRDPNPVLLAGSEPQSRWSLTKAGQLGILAGFILLALPAGRSGARRERDSQIFVEGVEE
- a CDS encoding WhiB family transcriptional regulator, whose protein sequence is MDSRNRVPENWFIDPIRLGVAGAYSNPEEDPLAWQADALCAQTDPEAFFPEKGGSTRDAKRICGGCEVKAQCLDYALANDERFGIWGGLSERERRKLKKRA
- the galE gene encoding UDP-glucose 4-epimerase GalE; the protein is MSILVTGGAGYIGSHVVRLLLERGDQVIVADDISSGVVGRIGQAELVQLDLSSTDAVASLNAAFEKYSVDAVIHLAARKQVGESVLRPEFYFEQNIGGMVNLLTAMQQSKVSKIVFSSSAATYGMPDVVAVSEDLICQPINPYGQTKLIGEWMVANASRAWGLKHASLRYFNVAGAGWPDLADTAVMNLVPIVFKALAENRQPAVFGDDYPTPDGSCVRDYVHVLDLAEAHLAALDYLEREDRQSSVFNVGTGVGSSVFEVLAEIRRVSGIDFETSIEPRRAGDPPRLCADVSRIKKELGWEAKRGLAEIIETAWAARS
- the manA gene encoding mannose-6-phosphate isomerase, class I yields the protein MIVKISNQPQGYAWGSTTLIPDFLRQEATGQPMAEIWLGTHPISEAKTSNGQFLSELIGHRLSFLTKILAADQPLSIQAHPNLQQAAAGFVAENLAGTPLDAPNRNYRDDQHKPEVIIAVSDFRALCGFKTDEQITELFSDILALAEISDGLREIVSKWQSDLKNFGLKAIFEDIFARSDNLLGVTNELASLADFDSRFELVAELNSLYPGDPGVVVSILLNQVLLTPGQALFLPAGNIHAYVSGLGIEVMAASDNVLRGGLTRKHVDVAELTRVLDFSNRQISKLQSSNLVRGLEKFELPIQDFSIYRANLDSQVVLADLQLPAETVAVCVAGEVAISDSQAQRVVLARGEAAYLSTEAKYVTLAGSGTVILAVGRED